The Pseudomonas iranensis genome includes a window with the following:
- the sugE gene encoding quaternary ammonium compound efflux SMR transporter SugE, whose protein sequence is MSWIILFCAGLFEVGWAVGLKYTDGFTRPLPTALTVAAMAISLGLLGLAMKELPLGTAYAIWTGVGAVGTVIAGIILFGESMALIRLVSVALIVTGLIGLKVSA, encoded by the coding sequence ATGTCCTGGATCATTCTGTTTTGCGCCGGCCTGTTCGAAGTCGGCTGGGCCGTCGGCCTGAAATACACCGACGGCTTCACCCGCCCGCTCCCCACTGCCCTCACCGTTGCCGCCATGGCCATCAGCCTTGGTTTGCTCGGTCTGGCGATGAAGGAATTGCCGCTGGGTACGGCGTATGCGATCTGGACCGGTGTCGGTGCCGTGGGTACGGTGATCGCCGGGATCATTCTGTTTGGTGAATCGATGGCGTTGATTCGGCTGGTCAGTGTGGCGTTGATCGTCACGGGTTTGATTGGCCTTAAAGTCAGCGCTTAA
- a CDS encoding YkvA family protein, translating into MKAPWNFARFLPLAGRLLARGRLPTLLFAVASKGAAQGNRLGKLKDDLRLLQSLCLAYWRGEYRAISAKSLISVVAGLMYFLSPVDAIPDFIPMFGMLDDIAVLAWLMKTLDDELNAFRLWRKRQQPEKLAVVERLPDTPEQLQLQGPKKT; encoded by the coding sequence ATGAAAGCTCCGTGGAATTTCGCTCGATTCCTGCCGTTGGCCGGTCGTCTGCTGGCCCGTGGACGTCTGCCGACCCTGTTGTTTGCCGTGGCCAGCAAAGGCGCCGCGCAAGGCAATCGCTTGGGCAAACTCAAGGATGATCTGCGCTTGCTGCAGTCGTTATGCCTGGCCTACTGGCGTGGCGAGTATCGCGCGATCAGTGCCAAGTCGCTGATTTCGGTGGTGGCGGGCCTGATGTATTTCCTCAGCCCGGTCGATGCCATTCCGGATTTCATTCCCATGTTCGGCATGCTCGATGACATCGCTGTCCTCGCCTGGCTGATGAAAACCCTCGATGACGAGCTCAACGCCTTTCGCCTGTGGCGCAAACGCCAGCAGCCCGAAAAGCTGGCGGTGGTTGAACGCCTCCCTGATACCCCTGAACAATTGCAGCTGCAAGGCCCGAAAAAAACCTGA
- a CDS encoding helix-turn-helix domain-containing protein: MDIQIIARDGEPEYAVLPWAQYQALLKAAGINATPAQQPAAPLATSPEPILPGLDQLRSLREGKGIAIEALARTVGISPSYLAMIESGERQPDAAIRRSLAWELTVPGWRDES, encoded by the coding sequence ATGGATATTCAGATAATTGCACGCGATGGCGAACCCGAATACGCGGTTCTGCCGTGGGCTCAATATCAGGCTTTACTGAAAGCAGCAGGGATCAACGCAACACCGGCGCAGCAGCCAGCAGCGCCGCTCGCCACTTCGCCGGAGCCGATTCTTCCGGGTCTGGATCAATTACGCAGTTTGCGCGAAGGGAAGGGCATCGCCATCGAGGCGCTGGCCCGCACGGTAGGCATCAGCCCGTCTTACCTGGCCATGATCGAAAGTGGTGAGCGTCAGCCCGACGCCGCGATTCGCCGCAGCCTGGCCTGGGAACTGACGGTGCCGGGTTGGAGGGACGAATCGTGA
- a CDS encoding catalase family protein, translating into MIMPTFKKELPPLARFWLWLGRLLGKTLLILLVIAMLGWAIAAAWFAWQHRGPVSAQEQIPAGEAAMTQDVIQTAVRIVDQHREPTRYLRDAHAKAHGCVKAQVQVLPELAQSLRQGVFSEPGKTWQALIRLSNGNAYPQFDSIRDARGMAIKLFEVPGKQLLGNRQEQHEQDFVMFSHPNFFVSNVAEYRQNVAAQADGKKVMAFFPTWDPRTWQVRHLFIALATLSPPPDSPTETTYFSVSPYKFGEANAKFRVVPDPERCPAYTLPKQNHDLPNFLRSALNQQLSTDRVPACFALQIQRQDANKYMPIEDTSIEWREQDAPFETVARITLPAQDFDTPALNLQCDNLSFNPWFGIEAHRPIGGINRLRKAVYEAVSDYRHARNAVQ; encoded by the coding sequence ATGATCATGCCGACATTCAAAAAAGAACTGCCGCCACTCGCGCGTTTCTGGCTGTGGTTGGGGCGTTTGCTTGGCAAGACGCTGCTGATCCTGCTGGTCATCGCAATGCTCGGCTGGGCCATCGCCGCCGCGTGGTTCGCTTGGCAGCATCGTGGGCCGGTGTCGGCGCAGGAACAGATTCCAGCAGGCGAAGCGGCGATGACCCAGGACGTCATCCAAACCGCAGTGCGCATCGTCGACCAGCACCGCGAACCCACGCGTTATCTGCGCGATGCTCACGCCAAGGCGCATGGCTGCGTGAAGGCGCAAGTGCAGGTGTTACCGGAACTGGCGCAATCGCTGCGACAGGGTGTGTTCAGCGAGCCGGGCAAGACCTGGCAGGCGCTGATCCGGTTGTCCAACGGCAATGCCTATCCGCAATTCGACAGCATTCGCGACGCGCGAGGGATGGCAATCAAGCTGTTCGAGGTTCCTGGCAAGCAACTGCTCGGCAATCGCCAGGAGCAGCATGAACAGGATTTCGTGATGTTCAGCCATCCGAATTTCTTTGTCAGCAATGTCGCCGAGTACCGTCAGAATGTGGCGGCGCAGGCTGACGGCAAGAAGGTCATGGCGTTTTTTCCGACATGGGATCCGCGCACCTGGCAGGTCCGCCATCTGTTTATCGCCTTGGCCACTCTGTCACCGCCGCCGGACAGTCCGACCGAGACTACATATTTCTCGGTATCGCCCTACAAGTTCGGTGAGGCCAATGCGAAATTCCGCGTCGTGCCGGATCCGGAGCGTTGCCCGGCGTATACGCTGCCCAAACAGAATCACGACTTGCCGAATTTCCTGCGCAGTGCACTGAATCAACAGTTGTCGACGGATCGGGTGCCGGCGTGCTTCGCCTTGCAGATCCAGCGCCAGGACGCGAACAAATACATGCCGATCGAGGACACGAGCATTGAGTGGCGTGAGCAGGATGCACCGTTTGAAACCGTGGCGCGGATCACCCTGCCCGCGCAGGACTTCGACACGCCGGCGCTGAATCTGCAATGCGACAACCTGTCGTTCAACCCGTGGTTCGGCATCGAGGCGCATCGGCCGATTGGCGGGATCAATCGCTTGCGCAAGGCAGTGTACGAGGCGGTGAGCGATTATCGGCATGCCCGCAATGCGGTGCAGTAG
- a CDS encoding di-heme-cytochrome C peroxidase, with amino-acid sequence MRLFSRILALLIVLAVIVLAVIVYYVANPKLPFYTPPQQVRYLDQWSEEQRQTYYFTPQGTQVKGLRYEWFQALELPFSEQRFASPEYLARFGFLVDPRQKASANNPGNLPVGFARHQNPGNVSEHYLDITCAACHTGELRFKGQAVRIDGGTAQHVLPSSVPTLRGGSFGQALVASLASTYYNPWKFERFARQVLGDDYEARREQLRKEFKTSLNTFVKVAWNDTHRGLYPTEEGPGRTDAFGRIANATFGDAISPANYRVADAPVDYPQLWDMWTFDWVQWNGSAQQPMARNIGEALGVGATLNFFDANGQPLQGAARYPSSVRVRDLHAIEETLQQLKPPTWPEDLFGAIDKPLAARGRALFAENCAGCHVPRQSQEGERWVQHLHMIPVEVIGTDPNAANNIASHRFDLSALQWDVNELEKMDVKLHPEPKEPLDLSQMSVAKGLAYVTAFVENRAYRDAQITPEEKPRMDGFGLPIGVREKVAYKARPLAGVWATAPFLHNGSVPSIYQLLSPQDERATTFYKGTLEYDPRHLGYRTEPFTNGFLFDTRISGNRNSGHEFRAGARGNGVIGRLLQPEERWALLEYLKVLGGPLEAQLP; translated from the coding sequence TTGCGCCTCTTCTCCCGCATTCTCGCTCTGCTGATCGTGCTGGCGGTAATCGTCCTCGCAGTGATCGTCTATTACGTCGCCAATCCGAAATTGCCCTTCTACACCCCGCCGCAACAGGTACGTTACCTGGATCAATGGAGCGAAGAGCAACGGCAGACCTACTACTTCACGCCCCAAGGTACGCAAGTCAAAGGCCTGCGTTACGAGTGGTTCCAGGCATTGGAATTGCCCTTCTCCGAGCAGCGCTTCGCCTCCCCTGAATATCTCGCCCGTTTCGGCTTCCTGGTCGACCCGCGGCAGAAAGCGAGCGCGAACAACCCCGGCAACCTCCCCGTCGGTTTTGCCCGGCACCAGAATCCCGGCAATGTCTCGGAGCATTATCTGGACATCACCTGCGCCGCTTGCCACACCGGCGAGTTGCGCTTCAAAGGCCAGGCCGTGCGCATTGATGGCGGCACCGCACAGCACGTGTTGCCTTCCAGCGTTCCTACATTGCGCGGTGGCAGTTTCGGACAGGCCCTGGTCGCCAGTCTCGCCTCGACTTACTACAACCCATGGAAGTTTGAGCGCTTCGCCCGTCAGGTACTCGGAGATGATTACGAAGCGCGCCGCGAACAATTGCGCAAGGAGTTCAAGACCTCGCTGAACACCTTCGTCAAAGTAGCCTGGAACGACACCCATCGCGGCCTCTATCCGACCGAAGAAGGCCCGGGCCGCACCGACGCGTTCGGCCGAATAGCCAACGCCACGTTCGGTGATGCGATTTCCCCTGCCAACTACCGAGTGGCCGATGCCCCGGTGGACTACCCGCAGCTATGGGACATGTGGACGTTCGATTGGGTGCAATGGAACGGCTCTGCCCAGCAGCCGATGGCGCGTAATATCGGCGAGGCGCTCGGCGTCGGTGCCACGCTGAATTTCTTCGACGCCAACGGTCAGCCGCTGCAAGGCGCTGCGCGCTATCCCTCCAGCGTGCGCGTGCGCGATCTGCACGCCATCGAAGAAACCTTGCAGCAGCTGAAGCCGCCGACCTGGCCGGAAGATCTGTTCGGTGCGATCGACAAGCCGCTGGCCGCCAGAGGCCGCGCGCTGTTCGCGGAAAACTGCGCCGGCTGCCATGTCCCGCGCCAATCGCAGGAAGGCGAACGCTGGGTGCAGCACTTGCACATGATTCCCGTGGAGGTGATCGGCACCGATCCGAATGCGGCCAACAACATTGCCAGTCACCGTTTCGACCTGAGCGCACTGCAATGGGATGTCAATGAGCTGGAAAAGATGGACGTCAAACTGCACCCCGAACCCAAGGAGCCGCTTGATCTGAGCCAAATGTCGGTGGCCAAGGGCCTGGCTTACGTCACCGCGTTCGTGGAAAACCGTGCCTATCGCGACGCGCAGATCACGCCGGAAGAAAAACCGCGCATGGATGGTTTCGGCCTGCCGATCGGCGTGCGCGAGAAAGTGGCTTACAAGGCCCGACCGCTGGCTGGCGTGTGGGCGACTGCGCCGTTTCTGCACAACGGTTCGGTGCCGAGCATCTATCAGTTGCTGTCACCGCAGGATGAGCGCGCCACTACTTTCTATAAAGGCACGCTCGAATACGATCCGCGCCACCTCGGCTATCGCACCGAGCCTTTCACCAACGGTTTTCTGTTCGACACGCGCATCAGCGGCAACCGCAACAGCGGCCACGAATTCCGCGCCGGCGCTCGCGGCAACGGGGTGATCGGCCGACTCTTGCAACCCGAGGAGCGCTGGGCGCTGCTCGAATACCTGAAAGTATTGGGCGGTCCACTGGAGGCGCAGTTGCCATGA
- a CDS encoding bile acid:sodium symporter family protein, translated as MRALAALSRFVGNTFAYWVLIFAVVAFLQPAWFIGLKSAIVPLLGLVMFGMGLTLKLDDFAAVARHPWRVALGVVAHFVIMPGVAWLLCQVFHLPPEIAVGVILVGCCPSGTSSNVMTWLARGDLALSVAIAAVTTLLAPLLTPALIWLLASAWLPVSFMELFWSILQVVLLPIVLGVVAQRLLGDKVRHAVDVLPLVSVVSIVIIVTAVVAASQAKIAESGLLIMAVVMLHNSFGYLLGYFTGRLFGLPLAQRKSLALEVGMQNSGLGAALASAHFSPLAAVPSALFSVWHNISGALLSTYFRRMSEKEDRDNLAQRAAD; from the coding sequence ATGCGCGCACTGGCTGCACTCAGCCGCTTTGTCGGCAATACCTTCGCTTACTGGGTTCTGATATTCGCCGTCGTGGCCTTTCTGCAACCGGCGTGGTTCATCGGCCTGAAAAGCGCGATCGTACCGCTGCTGGGTCTGGTGATGTTCGGCATGGGTCTGACCCTCAAACTCGACGACTTCGCTGCCGTCGCTCGCCATCCGTGGCGGGTGGCGCTGGGCGTGGTTGCGCATTTCGTGATCATGCCCGGTGTGGCGTGGTTGCTCTGCCAGGTGTTTCACCTGCCTCCGGAAATCGCCGTCGGGGTGATTCTGGTCGGTTGCTGCCCGAGCGGCACCTCGTCAAACGTGATGACCTGGCTGGCACGCGGTGATCTGGCGCTTTCCGTGGCCATTGCTGCCGTCACCACCCTCCTCGCCCCGCTGCTGACCCCGGCACTGATCTGGCTGCTGGCCTCGGCGTGGTTGCCGGTATCGTTCATGGAGCTGTTCTGGTCGATCCTGCAAGTGGTGCTGCTGCCGATCGTTCTCGGCGTGGTCGCGCAGCGTCTGCTCGGCGACAAGGTGCGGCATGCGGTGGATGTGTTGCCGCTGGTGTCGGTGGTCAGCATCGTGATTATCGTCACCGCCGTGGTGGCGGCCAGTCAGGCGAAAATCGCCGAGTCCGGCCTGCTGATCATGGCCGTGGTCATGCTGCACAACAGCTTCGGTTATCTGCTCGGCTACTTCACCGGGCGCCTGTTCGGCCTGCCGCTGGCTCAGCGCAAGTCGCTGGCACTGGAAGTCGGCATGCAGAATTCTGGCTTGGGCGCCGCGTTGGCCAGTGCGCACTTCTCGCCACTGGCGGCGGTGCCGAGCGCGCTGTTCAGCGTCTGGCACAATATTTCCGGAGCACTGCTGTCGACGTACTTCCGGCGCATGAGCGAAAAAGAAGACCGCGACAACCTCGCACAGCGGGCTGCCGATTGA
- a CDS encoding sel1 repeat family protein, with protein sequence MFLRLKARAGYWLARRLFHWSWFVRQPRGWGWLEGQFARMANLGDVDAQSFYGHILTFRGVGLGAREEGVRLLRLAALAGDGKAAYQVGVISLAGTPSKAPDPAEAARWWSMAAKAGHPLAELKLQQLRAGDSTQ encoded by the coding sequence GTGTTTCTGCGGCTCAAGGCGCGGGCCGGTTATTGGCTGGCCCGCCGGCTTTTTCATTGGTCGTGGTTCGTTCGCCAGCCGCGTGGCTGGGGCTGGCTTGAAGGCCAGTTTGCGCGCATGGCCAACCTCGGCGATGTCGATGCTCAAAGCTTTTATGGGCACATTCTGACTTTTCGCGGCGTCGGGCTAGGCGCGCGTGAAGAAGGCGTGCGTCTGCTGCGTCTGGCGGCGTTGGCCGGCGACGGTAAAGCGGCGTATCAAGTCGGCGTGATCAGCCTCGCCGGTACCCCGAGCAAGGCGCCGGATCCCGCTGAAGCCGCTCGTTGGTGGAGCATGGCTGCCAAAGCCGGCCACCCGTTGGCCGAGCTGAAGCTGCAGCAGCTGAGGGCTGGTGATTCAACGCAGTAA
- the rdgC gene encoding recombination-associated protein RdgC: protein MWFKNLLIYRLTQDLPVDAEALETALATKLARPCASQELTTYGFVAPFGKGEDAPLVHVSGDFLLISARKEERILPGSVVRDAVKEKVEEIEAEQMRKVYKKERDQIKDEIVQAFLPRAFIRRSSTFAAIAPKQGLILVNSASPKRAEDLLSTLREVIGTLPVRPLTVKMAPTAVMTEWVTTQKAADDFYVLDECELRDTHEDGGIVRCKRQDLTSEEIQLHLSTGKVVTQLSLAWQDKLSFMLDDKMTVKRLKFEDLLQDQAEQDGGDEALGQLDASFTLMMLTFGDFLPALVEALGGEEMPQGI, encoded by the coding sequence ATGTGGTTCAAGAACCTGCTGATCTATCGCCTGACCCAAGACCTGCCTGTCGACGCCGAGGCGCTGGAAACTGCACTGGCGACCAAACTGGCGCGGCCGTGTGCAAGCCAGGAGCTGACCACTTACGGTTTCGTTGCGCCGTTCGGCAAGGGCGAAGATGCGCCGCTGGTACACGTCAGCGGCGATTTCCTGCTGATCTCTGCGCGCAAGGAAGAACGTATTCTGCCGGGCAGCGTTGTGCGTGACGCGGTCAAGGAAAAGGTCGAAGAGATCGAGGCCGAGCAGATGCGCAAGGTCTATAAGAAGGAACGCGACCAGATCAAGGATGAAATCGTCCAGGCGTTTCTGCCGCGCGCGTTCATTCGTCGTTCGTCGACCTTCGCCGCGATCGCGCCGAAACAGGGCCTGATCCTGGTCAACTCGGCCAGCCCGAAACGTGCTGAAGACCTGCTGTCGACCCTGCGCGAAGTGATCGGCACCCTGCCCGTGCGTCCGCTCACCGTGAAAATGGCACCGACTGCGGTGATGACCGAGTGGGTCACCACGCAGAAAGCCGCCGACGATTTCTATGTGCTGGACGAGTGCGAACTGCGCGACACCCACGAAGACGGCGGCATCGTCCGTTGCAAGCGTCAGGACCTGACCAGCGAAGAAATCCAGCTGCACCTGAGCACCGGCAAAGTCGTCACTCAGCTGTCGCTGGCCTGGCAGGACAAACTGTCGTTCATGCTCGACGACAAGATGACCGTCAAACGCCTGAAATTCGAGGATCTGTTGCAGGATCAGGCGGAACAGGACGGTGGCGACGAAGCCCTGGGCCAACTGGATGCCAGCTTCACCCTGATGATGCTGACCTTCGGCGACTTCCTGCCGGCACTGGTTGAAGCGTTGGGTGGGGAAGAGATGCCGCAGGGGATCTGA
- a CDS encoding FKBP-type peptidyl-prolyl cis-trans isomerase, giving the protein MKQHRLAAAVALVSLVLAGCDSQTSVELKTPAQKASYGIGLNMGKSLAQEGMDDLDSKAVAQGIEDAVGKKEQKLKDEELVEAFASLQKRAEERMAKMSEESAAAGKKFLEENGKKAGVTTTASGLQYEVVKKADGPQPKPTDVVTVHYTGKLTNGTVFDSSVERGSPIDLPVSGVIPGWVEGLQLMHVGEKYKLYIPSDLAYGAQSPSPAIPANSVLVFDLELLAIKDPAKEDAAAK; this is encoded by the coding sequence ATGAAACAGCATCGGTTGGCGGCGGCGGTAGCCCTGGTTAGCCTGGTACTCGCGGGTTGTGACTCGCAGACCAGCGTAGAGCTGAAAACCCCGGCGCAAAAAGCTTCCTACGGCATCGGCCTGAACATGGGCAAAAGCCTTGCCCAGGAAGGCATGGATGATCTGGACTCCAAAGCGGTAGCCCAGGGCATCGAAGATGCCGTTGGCAAGAAAGAACAGAAGCTGAAAGATGAAGAACTGGTCGAAGCCTTCGCCTCGCTGCAAAAGCGTGCTGAAGAGCGCATGGCCAAGATGAGCGAAGAGTCGGCAGCCGCCGGCAAGAAATTCCTCGAAGAAAACGGCAAGAAAGCCGGTGTCACCACCACCGCTTCGGGCCTGCAGTACGAAGTAGTGAAGAAAGCCGATGGCCCACAGCCTAAGCCGACCGACGTCGTCACTGTTCACTACACCGGCAAGCTGACCAACGGCACCGTGTTCGACAGCTCCGTCGAGCGCGGCAGCCCGATCGATCTGCCAGTCAGTGGCGTGATCCCGGGTTGGGTTGAAGGTCTGCAACTGATGCACGTTGGCGAGAAGTACAAACTGTACATCCCTAGCGATCTGGCTTACGGCGCTCAGTCGCCAAGCCCGGCAATCCCGGCCAACTCGGTTCTGGTTTTCGACCTGGAGCTGCTGGCCATCAAGGATCCAGCCAAAGAAGACGCCGCTGCCAAGTAA